Genomic DNA from Solanum pennellii chromosome 3, SPENNV200:
agcctcgaagcgcgcataccccccatttcgacgatttttgtgtgctatagcaaaccattttttaggtgatccggattccaacgtcaaaaatgctaaaaaaaattgtggacgtccgtcatgaccttgtctatgcagatggttggccctcacagccagtctgacccattttgaacgtcaaacgagctccgaagcgagcatacccctcatttcgacgattttcatgtgctttagcaaaccattttttgggttatccagattccgacgtcaaaaaggccaaatttttttgtggacgtccgtcaagaccttgtctatgcaactGGTTGGCCCTCAAggccagtctgacccattttgaaggtcaaacgagcctcgaagcgcgcatacccctcattttgatgattttcgtgtgctatagaaaaccattttttgggtgatccggattaaggcgtcaaaaattccaaaaatttttgtggacgtccgtcaataccttgtctatgtagccagttggccatcgcggccaatccaactcattttaaaggtcaaacgagccccgaagcgcgcataccccccatttagatgattttcgtgtgctatagcaaaccatttttcgggtgatccggattccgacatcaaaaatgccaaaattttttgtggacacctgtcaagaccttggctatgcatctggttggacTTCACGGCCATtctgacccattttaaaggtcaaacaagccccgaagtgTGCATATCCCCatctcgacgattttcgtgtgctattgcaaaccatttttcgggCTATCCGTATTTCGccgtcaaaaataccaaaatttgTTGAGGATGttcttcaagaccttgtctatgtagCGGTtagccctcacggccagtccgacccaatttgaaggtcaaacgagccccgaagcaagcatacccccatttcgatgattttcgtgtgcaatagaaaatcattttttgggtgatccagatttcgacgtcaaaaatgccaaaaaaatttctgGATGTCCgccaagaccttggctatgcatccatttgtccatcacggccagttcatccaattttcaaggtcaaacgagccctgaagcgcgtatacccccattttgatgattttcttgtgctatagcaaataattttttgggtgatccggatttcgacgtcaaaaatgccaaataatTTGTGGAGGCCTTTtaagaccttgtttatgcagccagttggccaccAAGGTcattccaacccattttcaaggtcaaacgagctctgAATCACATACCCctcatttagacgattttcgtgtgctatagcaaaccattttttgggtgatcctgattccgatgtcaaaaataccaaaaatttttgtggacgttcttcaagaccttggctatgcttccggttggccttcacggccatttcgacccattttaatggtcaaacaagccctgaagcgcgcatacccccatctcgacgattttcgtgtgctatagcaaactattttttgggttatccggattcctgCGTCAAAAATGCCGAactttttttgtggacgtccgtcaagaccttggctatgtagtctgttgtccctcacggccagtccgacccattttcaaggtcaaacgagccttgaaGCGCATACCcaccatttagacgattttcgtgtcctattatagcaaaccattttttgggtgatccggattccgacgtaaaaaatgccaaaattttttgtggacgtctgtatagaccttgtctatgcatttgGTTGGACCTCAtggccagtccaacccattttcaaggtcaaacgagccccacagcgcgcatacccccctatttagatgattttcgtgtgctatagcaaactattttttgggttatccggattcctgCGTCAAAAATGCCGAactttttttgtggacgtccgtcaagaccttggctatgtagtctgttgtccctcacggccagtccgacccattttcaaggtcaaacgagccccacagcgcgcatacccccctatttagatgattttcgtgtgctatagcaaactattttttgggttatccggattcctgCGTCAAAAATGCCGAactttttttgtggacgtccgtcaagaccttggctatgtagtctgttgtccctcacggccagtccgacccattttcaaggtcaaacgagccccacagcgcgcatacccccctatttagatgattttcgtgtgctatagcaaactattttttgggttatccggattcctgCGTCAAAAATGCCGAactttttttgtggacgtccgtcaagaccttggctatgtagtctgttgtccctcacggccagtccgacccattttcaaggtcaaacgagccccacagcgcgcatacccccctatttagatgattttcgtgtgctatagcaaactattttttgggttatccggattcctgCGTCAAAAATGCCGAactttttttgtggacgtccgtcaagaccttggctatgtagtctgttgtccctcacggccagtccgacccattttcaaggtcaaacgagccccacagcgcgcatacccccctatttagatgattttcgtgtgctatagcaaactattttttgggttatccggattcctgCGTCAAAAATGCCGAactttttttgtggacgtccgtcaagaccttggctatgtagtctgttgtccctcacggccagtccgacccattttcaaggtcaaacgagccccacagcgcgcatacccccctatttagatgattttcgtgtgctatagcaaactattttttgggttatccggattcctgCGTCAAAAATGCCGAactttttttgtggacgtccgtcaagaccttggctatgtagtctgttgtccctcacggccagtccgacccattttcaaggtcaaacgagccccacagcgcgcatacccccctatttagatgattttcgtgtgctatagcaaactattttttgggttatccggattcctgCGTCAAAAATGCCGAactttttttgtggacgtccgtcaagaccttggctatgtagtctgttgtccctcacggccagtccgacccattttcaaggtcaaacgagccccacagcgcgcatacccccctatttagatgattttcgtgtgctatagcaaactattttttgggttatccggattcctgCGTCAAAAATGCCGAactttttttgtggacgtccgtcaagaccttggctatgtagtctgttgtccctcacggccagtccgacccattttcaaggtcaaacgagccccacagcgcgcatacccccctatttagatgattttcgtgtgctatagcaaactattttttgggttatccggattcctgCGTCAAAAATGCCGAactttttttgtggacgtccgtcaagaccttggctatgtagtctgttgtccctcacggccagtccgacccattttcaaggtcaaacgagccccacagcgcgcatacccccctatttagatgattttcgtgtgctatagcaaaccattttttgggtgatccggattccgacgtaaaaaatgccaaaattttttgtggacgtctgtatagaccttgtctatgcatttgGTTGGACCTCAtggccagtccaacccattttcaaggtcaaacgagccccaaagcgcgcatacccccctatttagatgattttcgtgtgctatagcaaatcattttttgggtgatccagattccgacgtcaaaaatgccatattttttttgtggaggccctttaagaccttgtctatgcagccggttggcatCACGgtcagtccaacccattttcaaggtcaaacaagctctGAATCGCATGCCCCCATTTAGAAGTCATCCTGATTTCTGAGAgcttttttccccaaaaaattacgtggacgtccgttaagatcTTGTCTATGGATCTGGTTGGTCACCACAGCCAACACGGtccattttcaaagtcaaacgagccAGAGCACgtaaaccccccattttatcgatttttgtgtgctatagtccaccattttCTTTGGTCAACCGAATTTCCGAGAacttttttgccaaaaattacacggacgtccgttaagaccttatctacgGAGCCCATTGGTCACCATGGCCAAAACAGCCCATTGGTCACCATGGCCAAAAcagcccattttcaaggtcaaatgagctcAGAGCACGTAAACCtccattttgccgatttttgtgtgctattcATCTTCTttagtcattcatatttccgagagcgtttttccaaaaatttacacgAACGTCTGTTTATAACTTATCTATGGATAGGGTTGGTCACCATGGTCAAAACGGCCCATTTTCAAGCTCAAACGAGCCCAGAGCACGTAAATCCCTCATTctgccgattttcgtgtgctgtaGTCCACCATCATCTTTGGTGAGCttcttaatttttgtttcttttatctTGTTATGTCTTTATTTATATAGAATAATAGTCACACAAGTTATAGTTTTATGTTCTAATATTATATAGTGTTGATACCCAACTTTGACCATCCacgatttaattaattttcaagcttcttcaatttcaaatatCGTAAATCTAAattactttaaattattttcaaggCACCGTTTCATATAGCTTATATGTCACGACTCGAGAGCACCCCTAGTCGTAACCAGCGTATTTGACCTCGAAGAGGTTTTATACAAGCCCCTAGCATTCATCATTGCATATAAGATAgactaaaaatgattttttttaataaaataaatcaatggAGGTTCATTTCTaccattattaatttttgtcaaagggaaaatgcacaagtaccccctcaacctatgcccgaaatcccagagacacacttatactatactaaggtcctattacccctgaacttattttataagtaattttctacccctttatagcttacgtggcactagtttgaaaaaaaaaggcaaccatcgttgggcccacaagatagtgccacgtaggctaaaaaggagtaaaaaattattaataaaataagttcaagggggtaataggaccttagtacagtataagtgtgtttctgagatttcggacatatcCCTTTTgtcaaattaatcatttttggTTGAGAACAAGTGAGGCCCAATCATATGAGGAaccaaacaaaaacaaatgaattgagatattaagaaaaaattgatgTGAGCAAGAGTAGAGTAGGTGTGTGGTGAGCAACAAAACAAGTCTCTTCATCTTCTTGTTCAATGGCTTCACTCTGCTTCTCTCCATCGGTTCTCAGTTGTATGATAAAACCTCCGATTACTGGATTTCGGAAGCAAAGATTGAGCCTTTTTGTATGTCGAGCAGCCTCCCTCCCGTTTCGTGATCTTGATGCAGACGATTTTAGACATCCTCTTGACAGACAGGTCATTCTTCTTCCCCTTTTTCCTCCTGCTGCTTAGATGTtcaaaaatcatgttttaattGCCCTTCACAGAATACGTTGCTTTTGAGAGCCATACCTGGTCTCAAAGACATTGGAAAAGCCTTACTAGGTAACTCAATGATGACTTGTCTTACTTTCCTAGTGTGCAAATGGGGTATTAGTATTACAACAACCACTAATTTTGCTGTCTTATATTGCAGGGACTGTTTCAGAGCAGATTATGCTTCTGgaaaacatagggacgtcagtTCTTGTTTCCGAAGATCAGGTTATTCATTTTGTATCTGACTGTTAGGTCACTAGATGCTTAATTACTTTTCTAGTCGAATTATCtattgaaataatgaaaatttacCTAGTAACATCCATAGTGCATCCTGGTGTTAAAAAATTAAGAGGTCAGACAGATCTTCACTCATCTAACTGATTTAGTATGTCTTTCAGCTACCTGAACTTCATTACTTAATGGTTGAGGCTTCTAGAATACTCAATATTGAGGCTCCTGACTTGTATATACGTCAAAGTCCTGTACCCAATGCATATACCCTGGCTGTCAGTGGTAAAAAGCCTTTTGTAGTAGTTCATACAAGCCTTGTGGAGCTGCTCAGTCGAAACGAATTGCAGGTATACATTTTGTATTTAACTTTCAAATGAGTGCTGTTAGTATCTGCTTGTGGTTCTTGTATGCGATTCCGAACAAAGGCATGTATAAGTTTAGCTACTGCAAGAAGAATGATATGCTTGGAAATTTTTCTTAGTGTATCTATCCCTATGGAAGGCTTAAGCATTAATTGAAGAACTTAACCTACTTCGacctgtgttttttttttcgtgCATCAAATTATTCTTAGCTAACTTGGGTTATCAAGCTCAGGTTTAAGCATTAATTTTCGCGTCTTAACATTTTTTGCTGCATGCGTTTGATTTGCCTCTTTTACGGTCTTTGTTATTCTTTCCAGGCTGTCTTGGCTCATGAGTTAGGTCATCTGAAATGTGATCATGGTGTGTGGTTGACATTTGCTAATGTTCTCACTCTTGGGGCCTACACTGTTCCTGGTATGGCTTACATTCTACTTTGCATAACACATAAATGGTGAAATGAACATGGAAGTAGCAGATAATCCAGCCACTTCTGGTAAATTAACAGTCAAAAGGGTTGCGATGCAGAAGTTGAACAATAGATATCATAAgtcaatttatattaattatcagCAACAAATATTCCtagaatatttaaaattgtaCGATACTTATAGAAGTGTTTCAACGTGAATCTGTCTAGAGTCTCTTTGCATTGCAAATTGTATATCGTATAtaagaaaatgtaaaatattacATAGCAGGTAAGTGTTGTTGCAAAGTTTTTGCCCTTATGTTTTCTATTTAAAAGCATCTTTCGTTTGGCATATTGATATTTTAATCGACATCCTAATGGTCTCGTGTAACCATGGTGAACAAAAAGATAGTTGTTCAGATTGATGATTCAAAACTAAACAAATATGTGAGACTTTGTTTGCCCAAAAGTTTATGCTACAAAATATTCATGGTTTAAGGGCGTTAGAGTTTATGCTACATTCCAACGTCATTTTTGCCCAAAAGTTGATGCTAAACAACATAGTACACTTCATCTTAATGCTTGTAAGGAATTCGACTCGAAGACCAACCTCCTTTCTTTCGTACTCTTCTTGTACCTCGAAAGGGGTTCTCCGTTATGATGCTATGGGCAGCTGTCTAAAGTACAAGGGGTAAACTCAGATAGGATAGGATGCTTTAGCGTGCAACTGTGCATTAATTGCTGCCAGTATGCATTTGTGCAAGCAAAAAGAGGGGCATATTTCAGTTACAATTGATTTCGAAATCTTTTTACCCACAGGTGTTGGCAGTTTGATTGCTCAAAGACTAGAAGAACAGCTCTTACGCTGGCTTCGAGCAGCGGAACTCACCTGTGATCGTGCAGCTCTTCTTGTTGCTCAAGATCCAAAGGTAGATGAATCCCGAATAGTAAATTCAGTTTAAGGGCATTAACAACTTCAGAAAATCTTATGcatgaatttctttttcttttgtcatgCTCCCACAAGAGGTGGTTGTTTCAGTACTAATGAAATTAGCTGGCGGCTGCCCATCTCTATCGGACCAACTGAATGTGGATGCGTTCTTAGAGCAAGCTCGCTCTTATGACAAAGCATCATCAAGCCCAGTCGGATGGTATATTAGGTAAATATCAATCTCTCGTAGTTTGGCTtgcaattttcttatttttgtaacTCTTTTTAAGGTCAACAAGTTCTCTTTTAGAAATGCTCAAACAAGGCAACTTTCACATCCACTCCCTGTTTTACGTGCACGCGAGATTGATGAATGGTCAAGAAGTCAAGAGTATAGGTCACTTCTTCAGCGTGCAATACAGGTGAATCCTGTGCAAAAAGTTTAGCGCTTCATGAGAATGAACATTGGAGCTGAATACATGTAAATATACAGGTATAGTATATGGTTTACTCTTTATGCACTAATGTCTAAGAATTCAAAGTTTTCTGTAAATGTTATAGGTACTATCTATTCTTCTTAAAATCTCAGATTGGATTCAGTGAGTTGTTAGTAAAGGCTGGAGGAGCCTCTACTTTGGCTAGGCATGTGGATATAAACCAGGAAAAAGTGCCTCTTGTGAAAGGTTTACAGTAAATCTAGAGTGGTTCAGTAGAATCACAACTTACAACTATCAGCTTGaacattatgtatatgtatatatatgtgtgaaaATCAAGTACTTAGTATGTGTTAAGATAAATGTATATTTCACTCCACACTCTCATATCAAACATAGTGTATTCTAAATCTTCCAAGTCTGCATTGTTTTAGAAGGTTTTTTGTAGTCTCTTTTGTGCATATCCTAGCATGCACTGTTGCGGTATTATAGGGTTCAAATCCAGCTGTTTGGCCACAGATTTACATGGAATTTAAACCCACCTCAGTAGTTTAATGAATTGCTGTCAACTTCCCattgtagttcaatgatctgaATTTGTAGTCATGAACTATTTGTGTCACAACAGGGTCGTCAACATGTAAAACTGACCAGCAGCCACAAATATCCTGCATTTGTACTCGGATTCTTTACACGATCTTCAAAGACCCATGACCATGAGAAAGGGAAACCAACAGTATTGATGTCAGAACACACCCAATTTCCTTTCAGAAACTGCTTTAGAAGAACTATTTAAGTGCATCACTCATTTTGCATAGCATAGAGTAAAGAGCAACAACATAGTTACTATTCTACGTTCGTCACACAAAGCATCCACATGTCCAGCTGCTACGTTACTCATAgcaacataagaaaataaacaattGGGAGAAGAAACTGAAAGGCTAGGAAGATGCTTGAAGAGCCAAAAAGATTATTTTCTGCTATACATGAAATCGTGAATATCTCTCTCTACCCCAAAACAATCCCCAGCACTCTTTGCTTCTTGCAAATACAATGCTATGGATGTGAGACCAGAAATGAGTGTAACAAAACATTCTTGGTTACACACCAAATGACTTCTGCACTAGTAAATTATAGAGCAGTTGGACACTTGGGCACGAGAGTCACATTGACTGACCCATAAGGTAAGAACAGCAATATTTCAGAGCAAGCCTCCTCTCTACCCTTCTGTTCCTTGTAATTTATTTCAGTCGAATATGAGCTTTAATGTTGGCCTTTCTTTAATTGAATTCTTCAGTGGGgtttcttttgcttttttcCCGATTTCTTCTTCTTGGTGCTAGCTCCTCTGCCTCGTTTAAACACAGCTAGAATCTCAATACTGCATCCAGAATGAAGAAATAGAATGAAGCATCAAGCAAAAGCACTACCAACAAAGCAAGGGACAGGATGAAGAATTAGAAGAAGATAACAATATGCATAAGGAAGAGGAGTTAAAAAaaccaaaggaaaaaaaagaaaggggaAAACTTATTTAACAAGAATTAtccatctttctttttggtGTCTTTAGTGAGCATCTACGAACCCCAGCCCTTCAACTTTATGATCTTCTGTGATGTCTTTCATTCCCTTGCTATCACCAATGGGAATGCTGAGTTCCAGTTGAGAGCTATATTTTCTCAACAATCAGTGACCACCAACGCACAATCTCAAATTTAGAAATGTCCTAACGACAGGCTTAGTCAAAATTAGCAAGTCCCTTCAACACATCTAACACTACATTGAGTAGCAATTTCCACATAGAAGTGAAGTGACCAGACATGTCAGTATTTGTGAGCAGTGAGAGAATCTTCCATCCTCTTCTCCATAGTGGCATGGATTCAACACTATGCTGGAAGACCATTCACAATCTTTTGTGCAGCACAGAGTTTCTTCCTTCAAGCAGATGTGTTTATTATGCATATATGtgaatgaaaattaaataatagaaGTTATTTTGCAACCATGTTGGATGAAATTTAATGTTAGTTGAAACAAATACAAGTTTAAACTTGTCTGTAGGACTAAGGGAAAGGCAAAACCTTTGTGTTCCGGGAAAGAAATTAAATCCATGGGCTTTATGCAAATGCCATTCCTTACTAGCAAGCAGTGACGAGCAATCCTGCATGAAAAAGGGGCCTATCATCAGTTTCAAGATGACATAATTCAGTGCCCAAAGTTTTATGGCATTTTATGAACCAAAAACTTGATGGAACTGAAGACAGTTCAAACAAATTGTATGAAGACAGAAAGATCAAAGAGCAGCATCTCAATCGAAATTTTCTAATATGGATTTGAAGCCCAAATATACCTCTTTAAAACTTTCCCAACCACAGCTAATATAGATAAGTGTTTGAGGCAATGATTGATTTTCCTCATGTACAGTTGTGCTTTCAATTTGAATTGAATCTTCTCTGGCACGCAGGATCCATGGTCTCTTCTCGTCTTTGACCTTTTCAGGTctaacataacaaataaaacatATGTGAATGACAGCAACATCCTCAAATGCTGTAGTACATCAATGATCGTGCATTTTCATAACAAATTTAGCAACCAATTTACTTCATAGAATTTCCCTTCACTCCACCTTTTAAATGCTCTGAGTTCCACTGCTGAGATGTGCCGTAGTTCCTTCACCAAGGACGGATCAAGTCCTTTCCTCGGAGGGTCAACCACAACAACATCCGATCCCAAGAGCCATGAAGTTGGTTCCTGTGCAAGTTGTAAGTTCAAGTCAAACTTATAcacaacatcaaaataatatatagatatTCAGCATACAACGTAGTTCTAGGTCTGGTATAGAAGATTTAAATAAGTCGAGTCTACAAAGACATTGCAAAGTTTCCACCTGTAGAGTATTCTCCAGAATTGAACTAAGAGGTCCAAGAGATATAATAATGTTAAActataatgaagaaaataaatgataacCTTATACTGTTTAATTAACTGCAGAAATTTGCGAAGCACGGACCTCTTTTTCCAATTTCCTACATTTTACAGAGTAAATCAACAGCTCTCCATATGTTTCTGCTTTTCCAAACATAAAAAAGAAGGAATAAAGAAACAGACATACACGTGTACGGCCAATGTCACCACTGTGAGCGAACTCAGCAGAAGTGTGAAACGGAACTGGCCAAGTGGAAGAAAATTGAACTTAGAAGACTCATTAAGGAAGTTCTTCCACTAATAGAGAACCTATGAGGTAATTTTCAAAATTGCATCTAGTTTCTCAATCAAAGTAGTACTTCTACTTGAGGATGATAGTGACCGAGGTTGATTGGAATACAATTATCGGTGCAAACATCATATCTTAGGATGTAGCTCCATTTTGTGGATTTTATGTAGGACCAGATTGGTTACTAAGACAATTTCTAAAATGGTGAAACTCCACTTAAGCAAGCTGTTTTTCTATGATACTAATACAGAATAGCTGCAGAAGTATACAGGGCAGTCCAAAACAGCTTGATGAGAAGATGATTTGATGCATGGCCTACTGAATTGCCATAGCTCATCCAAGATAGTCAGATAGCGGCAAAAGTGTCTCTTGAATGGGATTAATATAGTCTGCAGTTTATTCGGAAATTCCGTAACAATAGAGCCTTTCACAATAAGTAGATCACTTTCAAGTATCTGTGTAGGACATATGCACTGCTCTACTTGGAACTTCTAGGTGTAGACATGTGCACCGTGATTGAAATTCCATTGGCTACTAGTCTTAGCTGAGGGTGCATTTTGAGTAGACGGTCACATTCCTACTGCAGTATGTCCCATGTAATTTTGTAATGCTACATCCTATCTATTCTTGAATCAATTCTATCATACTTGCAAGATAAAAATCTATATGTAGATGTACATGATAAaacagaagtgtgtttctcagTATCTGTATGAACATATAAATAGATCTCAAAAACCATAGATTGAAGTGAAATTGCATACAAGTTTATGCGACTAAAACAATGTGGTGCATGTCTGATGAAATCATGTTTGTGATGACATCTGTAATTGACTTGTTCAGACTTACTATTGAAGCGTCTGCATGGTGCCAGCTGATATTGCTTTCGACATTTGTAGGCAAGCGCTCCACTGTCTTCTCAAAAGATTGTCTGGACTCTTTGTTAACCTCAACACATTTAACTGACCTGAGAAGAAAACAACTTCTTTGGATTCTTGAAGTTTCACGGTTCAAGTTAAGAGAATTGATTGAAATTGCTTTGAAACTGACTCTGTCCAAATTCGATTGACTTAGttgactttaaaatttaaaaataaattaaaagaggaAAGTTTCAGACATGTTATCTTCACAACTTATCAGATCTAAGTTCGCTATAGATGTGGTAAAACTATACCTAGAAGATGTGAACAGGTATTTATCCACGGAAGGGAGAGAAATGACAATGGTGTAAAAATTcacatcaaattcaaaataatgcacatggaaaaataattgaaataatacGAAGTGATTTTATCAGTTGttaacttcaatttttggaTATGATAGAATTTTCCATTTCCAGAGAGACTACTCTTTTTGGGACTGACTTAAACAGACAGTAGGTTAATAAAAGGGGTAGAGCACTATTATCCCAACCTGCATCTCCTTGAAACAGCCAAAGACAACCCAATTACACCAGCACCTGCATAGAGATCGACAACTGATGCGCCTTGAGGGACATATTTCTGCAACTTCCGCAGCAAAGAATCAAAAGCCTGAAGAATGACAAacaaattaagtaaaaattgAGGGAAAACGTGTAGTAATGGGAAAATCGATCAAGGTTGTATGGGGTGGGttatcaaaataagaaaaatatgatgATGAGAAATATGCCCCTAGAAAAATGCATGTTCTGTGGCTCAAACCAAGTTTAGTTCATCCTTAAGTGGGTTTggtgaaactaaaataagaaagTAATCATCAAAAACATGTCATTGCAAGGTCAGAAGTTGTTGATTGGCCCTAGACTAAGACCAGAAGCAGAAGAAGTGGGAAAAGAATGAATTAAGTTATTTACCCAAAAGAAGACATGTCCAATGTACAGAATaaagattcttttcttttttcctaaT
This window encodes:
- the LOC107014394 gene encoding uncharacterized protein LOC107014394 isoform X1, which encodes MASLCFSPSVLSCMIKPPITGFRKQRLSLFVCRAASLPFRDLDADDFRHPLDRQNTLLLRAIPGLKDIGKALLGTVSEQIMLLENIGTSVLVSEDQLPELHYLMVEASRILNIEAPDLYIRQSPVPNAYTLAVSGKKPFVVVHTSLVELLSRNELQAVLAHELGHLKCDHGVWLTFANVLTLGAYTVPGVGSLIAQRLEEQLLRWLRAAELTCDRAALLVAQDPKVVVSVLMKLAGGCPSLSDQLNVDAFLEQARSYDKASSSPVGWYIRNAQTRQLSHPLPVLRAREIDEWSRSQEYRSLLQRAIQVNPVQKV
- the LOC107014394 gene encoding uncharacterized protein LOC107014394 isoform X2; its protein translation is MASLCFSPSVLSCMIKPPITGFRKQRLSLFVCRAASLPFRDLDADDFRHPLDRQLPELHYLMVEASRILNIEAPDLYIRQSPVPNAYTLAVSGKKPFVVVHTSLVELLSRNELQAVLAHELGHLKCDHGVWLTFANVLTLGAYTVPGVGSLIAQRLEEQLLRWLRAAELTCDRAALLVAQDPKVVVSVLMKLAGGCPSLSDQLNVDAFLEQARSYDKASSSPVGWYIRNAQTRQLSHPLPVLRAREIDEWSRSQEYRSLLQRAIQVNPVQKV